A genomic stretch from Doryrhamphus excisus isolate RoL2022-K1 chromosome 23, RoL_Dexc_1.0, whole genome shotgun sequence includes:
- the LOC131110475 gene encoding magnesium transporter protein 1-like codes for MFGKLLLPFILLFIFQQDPVDAQKKKETLLSEKVTQMMEWTAKRSVIRMNGDKFRRFVKAPPRNYSVIIMFTALQPQRQCGICRQADEEFQVLANSWRYSSAFTNKVFFASVDFDEGSDVFQMLSMNSAPTFLHFPAKGKPRKSDTHELQLKGFAAEQLARWVADRTGVQIRVIRPPNYAGPLLLGFLLAVIGGLAYLRRNNLEFLFNSNVWAFAALCFVLFMTSGQMWNHIRGPPYAHKNPNTGQISYVHGSSQAQFVAETHIILLFNAGVTMGMVLLCEAAGSDMDIGKRKLMCVAGVVLVMLFFSWLLSIFRAKYHGYPYSFLMS; via the exons ATGTTTGGAAAACTTTTATTGCCGTTCATTCTCCTCTTTATATTTCAGCAGGACCCTGTTGACGCACAAAAGAAAAAggag ACTCTCCTGTCAGAGAAGGTGACCCAGATGATGGAGTGGACCGCCAAGCGTTCTGTCATTAGAATGAATGGGGATAAATTCCGCCGCTTTGTGAAGGCTCCCCCCAGAAATTACTCGGTGATCATCATGTTTACAGCGCTTCAGCCGCAGAGGCAGTGTGGGATCTGCAG ACAAGCCGATGAAGAGTTCCAGGTGCTGGCGAACTCCTGGCGTTATTCCTCTGCTTTTACAAACAAGGTCTTCTTTGCGTCTGTGGATTTTGATGAGGGATCGGATGTCTTTCAGATG cTCAGTATGAACTCTGCTCCGACATTCCTCCACTTCCCTGCCAAAGGAAAACCTCGCAAGTCCGATACCCATGAGCTCCAGCTCAAAGGCTTTGCAGCTGAGCAGCTGGCAAGATGGGTAGCAGACAGGACTGGTGTGCAG ATACGAGTTATTCGTCCTCCCAACTATGCTGGGCCGCTCCTCCTTGGCTTCCTCCTGGCTGTTATTGGAGGACTGGCATATCTACGGaggaacaatttggagtttctCTTTAACAGCAACGTCTGGGCCTTCGCTGCATTG TGCTTTGTCCTGTTCATGACCTCTGGCCAGATGTGGAACCACATCAGAGGACCACCGTATGCTCACAAGAACCCTAATACTGGCCAAATT AGTTATGTCCACGGCAGCAGTCAGGCCCAGTTTGTGGCGGAGACCCATATCATCTTACTTTTCA ATGCTGGTGTTACCATGGGAATGGTGCTGCTGTGTGAGGCCGCTGGCTCTGACATGGACATTGGAAAAAGAAAGC ttatGTGTGTTGCAGGTGTTGTTCTGGTGATGCTGTTCTTCAGCTGGCTGTTGTCCATTTTTAGAGCAAAGTATCACGGATACCCGTATAG CTTTCTGATGAGTTAG